The genomic DNA TGCTGCATTCACTATAACATCAGGTGATACCTTCATTATCGTGTCTTCGATAGAGTTCGTATTTCTCAGATCAAGATGTAAATCCGACTTTTCACGCCTCGAGGTTCCAATCGCATCATCGATAATATTCATCAATTCAGAACCAAGCTGTCCATCTTTGCCTATTATTAATGTTATCATTACCATCCCCTCACGATGCTTGTCTTCTCACCAACTACGATCCTATAATGTGAATTTTTTCCGTCTCCTGCGATCTTTGACTCACTTCCAATTATGGATTCAGAAATTCTAATGTTATTTACCACTGAAGAATCTAATATCAGTGAATATTCTATATCTGCATCCTTGACCTCTGAGCGATCGCCTATGGTTGTATAAGGGCCGACCCTGGCATTCTCGATCGTAACGTTATTGCCAATATGAACTGGACCTATAATCTTTGAATTATGTATAATGCTTCCATATCCTATGAAGGATCTGCCCAGTACTTCTGAATTTTCTATCGATCCGAAATTCTTCTCTTTGCCGAATCTGTCCAGGAGCTTCATATTCGCCTCGAGCAAGTCGTTTGGGTTTCCGGTGTCCTTCCACCAGCTCTCGGCGATCTTAAAGGTGACTTTACGATGATCGTCGATCATATCCTGCAGCGCTTCGGTTATCTCAAGCTCGTTTCTCCAGCTCGGCTTTAATTCGGCGATGTAATCGAAGACGATCGGCTTGAAGTAGTATACGCCTATGAGCGCTAGATCGGATATGATCTCCTTCGGCTTTTCGACGAGCTTCACTATACGATCGCCATCTGTTACTGCAACGCCGAATGCCCTTGGATCTTTAACATGAGCAAGGAGGAGGGACGCGTCGCTGCCATTGGACGCGATAGGAAGGATATCGTCAAAGAGAACGTTGTCGCCTAAATATACGATGAAATCATCGTTGTCGATGAAATCCTTACACCGGTATATAGCCTCTGCTATGCCCCTGGCCTTTCCTTGATAAATATATTCTATGTTGACGCCGAATTTTCTACCATCACCATAATATTCAATGACCTTTCTTGGGCTGTTTTCTCCCAAAACGATAGCTATATTGTCTACACCGGCGTCCTTCAATTTCTCCAAGGCCCATTGGGATATGGGCTTACCAGCAATGTTTATGAGCTGCTTTGGGCCTGTATGCGTAAGAGGACGTAAACGCGTACCTTGGCCTCCATGGAGGATGATACCTTTCATCACAAGCTTTATGATGTAGCTATTTATAAATTTACTCAGCTGATTTTTATGGAAAATAAAATAATTATATCTATCAG from Thermoplasma sp. Kam2015 includes the following:
- a CDS encoding glucose-1-phosphate thymidylyltransferase, whose amino-acid sequence is MKGIILHGGQGTRLRPLTHTGPKQLINIAGKPISQWALEKLKDAGVDNIAIVLGENSPRKVIEYYGDGRKFGVNIEYIYQGKARGIAEAIYRCKDFIDNDDFIVYLGDNVLFDDILPIASNGSDASLLLAHVKDPRAFGVAVTDGDRIVKLVEKPKEIISDLALIGVYYFKPIVFDYIAELKPSWRNELEITEALQDMIDDHRKVTFKIAESWWKDTGNPNDLLEANMKLLDRFGKEKNFGSIENSEVLGRSFIGYGSIIHNSKIIGPVHIGNNVTIENARVGPYTTIGDRSEVKDADIEYSLILDSSVVNNIRISESIIGSESKIAGDGKNSHYRIVVGEKTSIVRGW